The Sorangiineae bacterium MSr11367 genome window below encodes:
- a CDS encoding response regulator produces MTATGGVRRKTILVVEDDEAVRTLLARALGVQYEVVTACDGQEALDILQSSHAPALIITDVMMPKMNGYALSRLLKADRRWNNVPIVFLTARASAKDVVLGISAGARHYISKPFSVRDVLEKVGRILNA; encoded by the coding sequence GTGACCGCAACAGGCGGCGTCCGGCGCAAAACCATCCTGGTGGTCGAAGACGACGAGGCGGTGCGTACGCTGCTGGCTCGTGCGCTCGGGGTGCAATACGAGGTCGTCACCGCCTGCGACGGCCAGGAGGCGCTCGACATCCTGCAGAGCTCTCACGCGCCTGCGCTGATCATCACGGACGTGATGATGCCCAAGATGAACGGATATGCCTTGAGCCGCCTGCTCAAAGCCGATAGACGCTGGAACAACGTTCCCATCGTGTTTCTCACCGCGCGCGCATCGGCCAAGGACGTCGTTTTGGGCATCAGCGCGGGCGCACGCCATTACATTTCCAAGCCGTTCAGCGTGCGCGACGTCCTAGAGAAGGTGGGCCGCATCCTCAACGCATGA
- a CDS encoding FKBP-type peptidyl-prolyl cis-trans isomerase, with amino-acid sequence MKDLTVGKGKEAKAGDRVSVHYLGTLTDGKKFDASRDHGKPFEFQLGQGMVIKGWDQGVAGMKIGGKRKLTIPYDLAYGERGMPPAIPPRSTLVFEVELLEIK; translated from the coding sequence ATCAAGGATCTCACCGTGGGCAAAGGCAAAGAGGCGAAGGCCGGCGACCGCGTGTCGGTGCACTACCTGGGCACCCTCACCGACGGGAAGAAGTTCGACGCCTCGCGCGATCACGGCAAGCCGTTCGAGTTCCAGCTCGGCCAGGGCATGGTCATCAAGGGCTGGGACCAGGGCGTGGCCGGCATGAAGATTGGTGGCAAGCGCAAACTCACCATTCCTTACGATCTGGCCTACGGGGAGCGCGGCATGCCGCCGGCGATTCCGCCCCGTTCGACCCTCGTTTTTGAGGTCGAGCTGCTCGAGATCAAGTGA
- the lnt gene encoding apolipoprotein N-acyltransferase: protein MKLRLPSELPLPVWPALGMAALSGFLYFLAFAGMDIWPLAFVAFVPLWIAIRGQRPRLALWLGLVTGATMNVFGFYWLLTMLKTFSGFPTVLCALFVLIICTYQGGRLGLMGWLYARASIRGWPAALVFVAAFVASELVFPLLFPWYYAATVHGQPALTQVADLGGPILIGVVLLLANLAIAEPILSRIEKRPLDRRLVQIGAGALAATLLYGYVRIRMVDAQAAASEAFNVGLVQGNMGLMQKRTDPAEGLRRHQKLTRELKERGTDLVVWSESSVTFAVPEAKADRFMFNNVSSQLGMPAIFGAVLFRVDADRERWFNTALSTDTQGKITARYDKEFLLAFGEYLPFGDTFPILYHWSPNSGKFSPGDKLDPLRIRTASGEHKVTTLICYEDILPSFTNKAVNHADPELLVNITNDAWFGDTSEPWEHLGLAQFRAIEHHRYLVRSTNSGVSAVIDPVGRVIAHTGTFRVEALQASVRWMRGKTAYEVIGDIPWYLLTLAVAYAAFRKRNLQPTT, encoded by the coding sequence ATGAAGCTACGCCTTCCGTCCGAACTCCCCTTGCCCGTGTGGCCTGCCCTCGGCATGGCCGCGCTCTCCGGCTTTCTGTACTTCCTCGCGTTCGCGGGGATGGACATCTGGCCGCTCGCCTTCGTGGCCTTCGTGCCGCTGTGGATCGCCATCCGCGGGCAGCGGCCGCGCTTGGCGCTGTGGCTCGGCCTCGTGACCGGCGCGACGATGAACGTGTTCGGCTTCTACTGGCTGCTCACGATGCTGAAGACGTTCAGCGGCTTCCCCACGGTGCTGTGCGCGCTGTTCGTGCTGATCATCTGCACGTACCAAGGCGGCCGCCTCGGGCTCATGGGCTGGCTCTACGCGCGCGCCTCCATTCGGGGTTGGCCCGCGGCCCTCGTCTTCGTCGCCGCCTTCGTGGCGAGCGAGCTCGTGTTCCCGCTGCTTTTCCCCTGGTATTACGCGGCCACGGTGCACGGCCAGCCCGCGCTCACGCAGGTGGCCGATCTGGGCGGGCCCATTTTGATTGGCGTCGTCCTCCTGCTCGCGAACCTGGCCATCGCGGAGCCGATCCTGTCGCGCATCGAGAAGCGGCCACTGGATCGCCGCTTGGTTCAGATTGGCGCGGGTGCCTTGGCAGCCACGTTGCTCTACGGGTACGTGCGCATTCGCATGGTCGATGCGCAGGCCGCGGCGAGCGAGGCCTTCAACGTGGGGCTCGTGCAGGGCAACATGGGCCTGATGCAAAAGCGCACGGACCCCGCCGAGGGCCTGCGCCGTCATCAGAAGCTCACGCGCGAGCTGAAGGAGCGCGGCACCGATCTGGTCGTGTGGAGCGAATCGTCGGTCACCTTCGCCGTGCCGGAGGCCAAGGCCGATCGCTTCATGTTCAACAACGTGAGCTCGCAGCTGGGGATGCCGGCCATCTTTGGCGCGGTGTTGTTCCGCGTCGACGCGGATCGCGAGCGCTGGTTCAACACGGCGCTTTCGACGGACACGCAGGGCAAGATCACCGCGCGCTACGACAAGGAGTTCCTCCTGGCCTTCGGGGAGTACCTGCCCTTCGGCGATACGTTCCCCATTCTGTACCATTGGTCGCCGAACAGCGGGAAGTTCAGCCCCGGCGACAAGCTCGACCCGCTGCGGATCCGGACGGCCAGCGGAGAGCACAAGGTGACGACGCTCATCTGCTACGAGGACATCCTTCCGAGCTTCACCAACAAGGCCGTCAACCACGCCGATCCGGAGCTCTTGGTGAACATCACCAACGATGCATGGTTCGGTGACACCAGCGAGCCGTGGGAGCACCTCGGCCTTGCGCAGTTTCGTGCCATCGAACATCACCGTTACCTCGTCCGCAGCACCAACAGCGGCGTGAGCGCGGTGATCGATCCGGTCGGGCGGGTCATTGCCCACACGGGGACGTTCCGCGTCGAAGCTCTTCAGGCAAGCGTGCGCTGGATGCGCGGGAAGACCGCGTACGAAGTCATCGGCGACATTCCCTGGTATCTTCTGACCTTGGCCGTGGCGTACGCGGCCTTTCGCAAACGCAACCTGCAGCCGACAACGTGA